ACTGGCGGCCCGTCGATGCGGTTCAACGTTGCGGCGAAGCCGCGGCTGACCACCACCGGTGCCGAGCGGAACGGCAATTTCCTCAGCGCCTGGGACTTCACCGGCGGCGATCTCAACATGGAGTTCTCGCCCGAACTGCAGGAGAATCTGAAGAACGGCATCGCGCAGATCGACATCGGGTCGACCGGCTCGGGCTTCACCAACAGCGAGATGGAACAGCGTTACGCGCAGCTCGACCTGATCCGGCGCTTCGACGGCTTCCTGAAGTCGATCCAGGTCGGCGCCAAGTGGCGCGAATTGGACGTCCACCGCGAACGCGGCCGCAACGAATGGTATGCCGATCCGGCAACCGAGCTGCGCTATCAGGATACGCCCGAGGGGGCGATTGCGCGTCCGGAATATTTCTATGACAACCCGATCGGCAACATTACCCGAGGGTTCGGTGCGAGCTCCTTCCCGGGCATCGATTTCGAGCGGTATCTCGCCCATATAAACTCGACCTACGGCCCGTCGGTACGCGTGCTCGAAGAGGAGAACGTGTACAGTCTGACTGAGCGCGTCTGGGCCGGCTATGTGCAGGCGAATTTCGAAAGCGGTGGTTTCCGCGGCAATATCGGCTTGCGGGTCGCCAATACCAAGCAATCAGGCGTCAGCACGGACCGGCTGGAGTATCTCGACGACTATTGCGTCGACGGTCCGGGGGGAGACTTCGACCCCAACAAGCCGCTCGGGCCGGACGGCAATTGCCTGATCATCCCGCTCGAGCAGCGCCGCAGGCTCGTCAACACCCCCGTCGACCAGTCCAAGAGCTATACCGACTGGCTTCCGAGCCTGAACGTTTCCTATGAGATCACCAGCAATCTGCTGGTGCGTGGTGCGGTCGCGAAGGTGATCGCTCGCCCTGCGATCCACGAACTCGGGAGACAGCGCTCGCTCACCTATCGTTCGGCGGCATGGGCCTTTGACCGGGGTCAGTTCGGCGAGTTCGAAGGCTGGTCGGGCGAAGGCGGCAATGCCGAATTGAAACCGTTCTCCGCGTGGCAATACGACGTCGGTATCGAATGGTATTTCCAGCGCGGTTCGGTGATCGGCGCGACGCTGTTCCGCAAGGATGTATCCGACTTCATCGTGCCGCTGGTGCTCGACGTGACTCGCGAAGTGGCCGGCGAGCAAGTGCTGATCCAGCCCTATTCGACGAACGCGAACGGATCGAATGCGGTGTCGCAGGGCATCGAGCTCTATGCCCAGCACACGCTGTCGTTCGGCCTGGGTGCGCAGGTGAACTTCACCTATAACGACACCTCGGTCGCCCAGATCACGCTCGATGGTCAAGTGGTCGGCGAGTCCCCGCTGGTCGGCAGCGCCAAGACCCAGATCAACGCGTCGGTGTTCTACGAGAATGACAAGCTGCTGCTGCGCGCATCCTACAACCGCCGCGGGGAGCGGGTGCAGGGGCTCTCTTCGGGGCTGAACATCTATGATGCGCCCTATCAGCAGATCGACCTCAATGCGTCCTACGAACTGATGGACGGCCTGATGCTGTCCGCCTCGGTCATCAACCTGACCAGGGAGGTTGAGCGCCAGCATCTCGGCAACGACACCGACGCCCGCTTCGTCCGGAGCAACTATTTCGGGCGACGTGCTTATGTGGGACTGTCCTACAAATTCTGATGGGGCACATGCCCCTGGCTCTCCCCCCGGGTGGCTCCGAAAGGAGCCACCCACCCCTTTCACCGGGGAAGGGATGCAAATTTCGATGCGGCAAGATGTCCGCGTGATGGGGAACAAGGGGAGCGGCGTAGCGTGCGGTTCGGTCTGAAATCACTGGCTTTTGGCGTGGCGCTATTGGCGAGCGGCACGGCTTGCGCGCAGAACCCGATCGTTCCTGGCTGGTATGCCGACCCGGAAATCCGTGTCTTCGGCGATCGCTACTGGATCTATCCGACCTATTCGGACCATGCCGAAACGCCCGATGTCTCGCCGCATTTCAGCGAGAAGCAGAAGGAATTGCGGAACCGGAAGGCGGTGCGGCCTTCCTATCATTTCCAGACCTTCTTCAACGCCTTCTCGTCGCCTGACCTCATCCACTGGACCAGGCACGACCATGTGCTCGATGTCGCGAATGTCGCCTGGGCCGCCTATGCCGTTTGGGCGCCGTCGGCGATCGAGAAGGACGGCAAATATTATCTCTTCTTCGGCGCCAACGACATCCAGTCGGACGATCAGCTCGGCGGCATCGGGGTCGCGATCAGCGACCGCCCGGACGGGCCGTTCAAGGATGCGATCGGCAAGCCGCTGATCAGTGCGTTCCACAACGGCGCGCAGCCGATCGACCAGTTCGTCTTCCGCGACGACGATGGGCAGCATTACCTCTTTTATGGCGGCTGGGGCCATTGCAACGTCGTGCGCCTCGGCGACGACCTGACCTCGCTTCAGCCCTTTCCGGACGGTAGCAGGTTCAAGGAAATCACGCCGAAGGGCTATGTCGAGGGCGCTTTCATGCTGAAGCGCAAGGGCGTCTATTATCTGATGTGGTCGGAGGGCGGCTGGACCGGCCCCGATTATTCGGTCGCCTATGCGATGGGATCGTCCCCGACCGGCCCGTTCAAGCCGATGGGCAAGGTTCTTCAGCAGGATTTCAAGATCGCGCGCGGGGCAGGGCATCATTCGGTGGTCAATGTGCCGGGCACCGACGACTGGTATATCGCCTATCACCGCCGACCACTTGGCGAGACGCGTGGCGAGCGGCGCCAGCTTGCGATCGACCGCATGATCTTCAACGCCGACGGGACGATCGCGCCGGTGAGAATGACCAATAAGGGCGTTGAAGCGCGCCCGCTGCCGGCGCGTCCGGAAAAGGGGGGAAGGGCGAAGTGAAGACAATCCGGAAAGCGGCGCTGGCCGCGGCCGCGAACGCGCTCGTGCTGACCAGCCTGGGCACGCCGGCAGCGCTCGCACAGTCCTCGCAAGGAAGCGGGCAGGTTGCCCTCGCCGATCTGGTCAATCCGCTGATGGGTACCGATTCAAGCTTTCGCCTCTCCTACGGCAACACCTATCCCGCGGTCGCGGTGCCGTTCGGCATGAACAGCTGGACCCCGGTGACGGGCGAGCCGGGGAATGGCTGGGGCTATACCTATGACGGCGAGAAGATCAGCGGCATCAAGCAGACCCACCAGCCGAGCCCGTGGATGAACGACTATGCCGCCTTCGCGCTGATGGCGGAAACCGGACCGGTCAAGGTCAAGCAGCAGGAGCGCGGCAGCTGGTTCAGCCACAAGGCCGAGGTGGCGCGTCCCTACTCCTACAAGGTCTATCTCGCCGACTATGACGTGACCGCGGAGGTTACCCCCACCACGCGCGCCGCGCAGTTCCGCTTCACCTTTCCCGAGAGCGACGCCGCGCACATCCTGCTCGACGGTCTCGCAGGCGGGTCGATGGTCAAGGTCGATGCGCAGAACCGCCGGGTCACCGGCTATGTCCGCAACAATCGCGGCGGTGTGCCCGACAATTTCCACAGCTATTTCGTCGCCGAGTTCGACCGCGATTTCGAGGTCGCACGCACCTGGGCGGGCGACAACCAGCCGACGAACGAACTGGCGCGCGAGGGCGACCACGTCGGCGCAGTGCTGAGCTTCAAGACCAAGAAGGGCGACAAGGTTCATGTCCGCGTCGCCTCGTCGTTCATCAGCCCCGAGCAGGCGCTGCGCAACCTGCGCACCGAGATCGGGAACGACAGCTTCGACACCACGCAGGCCAAGGCGAAGGCCGCATGGGAAAAGGAATTGTCGCGCATCCGCGTGACCGATCCCGACCCTGAAAAGGTCCGCACCTTCTATTCGGCGCTGTACCGGATGCTGCAATTCCCGCGCATCTTCTGCGAGAAGGACGCGGCCGGAAAGATCGTCCACTACAGCCCGTATGACGGCAAGATGCATGACGGCTACATGTTCACCGACAACGGCTTCTGGGACACGTGGCGCGCGGTCTTCCCCTTCTTCGCGCTGATGTATCCCGAGCTCGACAGCCAGATCATGCAGGGGCTGGTCAACACCTACAAGCAGGGCGGCTGGCTGCCCGAATGGGCGAGCCCCGGCTATCGCGACGTGATGATCGGGTCGAACTCGGCGAACCTGATCGCCGACGCATATTTCAACGGCGTGCGCGGCTTCGATGTCGAGACGCTGTACGAAGCGATGATCAAGAATGCGACGACCAGCCAGGGCCGGCCGAAAGACAAGGCGGGCAAGGTCATCGGCGCGGTCGGGCGCGAGGGTGTCGAATATTATAACCGGCTCGGCTACGTCCCCTATGACGTGGGCATCAACGAGAATGCCGCGCGCACGCTCGAATATGCGACCGCCGACTTCTCGATTGCTCAGCTTGCCAAGGCGCTCGGCAAGGAGGCCGATGCGAAGAAATATGGCACGCAGGCGCTGAATTACCGCAAGCTCTATGACAAGGAGAGCGGCTGGATCCGCGGCCGCAATCAGGACGGAAGCTGGGCGACGCCGTTCAACCCCTACAAATGGGGCGATGCGTTCACCGAGGGCAATGCGCTCCACTATAGCTGGGCGGTGATGCAGGACGTCCACGGGCTGATGGAGCTGATGGGCGGACGGCAGAAATTCGTCGAGCGGCTCGACGCGATCTTCACCACGCCGCCGATCTTCGACGAAAGCTATTACGGGCAGGTGATCCACGAGATCCGCGAAATGCAGATCGTCGACATGGGGCAATATGCCCATGGCAACCAGCCGATTCAGCACATGCCCTATCTCTATAATTGGGCGGGTGCGCCGTGGAAGACGCAGCATCATGTGCGCGACATTATGGCCAAGCTCTATTCGTCGGCGCCCGACGGCTATCCGGGCGACGAGGACAATGGCCAGACCTCGGCCTGGTATGTTTTCTCGGCGCTCGGCTTCTATCCGGTGACGTCGGCGACGGGCGAATATGCGATCGGCAGCCCGCTGTTCCGGAAGGCGGTGCTGACGCTGCCCAACGACAAGACGCTGACGATCAACGCCGCGAACAACAGCGCCGCGAACGTCTACCTCCAATCGGTGACGCTCGGCGGGAAGCCGCATGCGAAGACCTATTTCACGCATCGCGCGCTGTCGCAGGGAGGAACGGTCGATTTCGTGATGGGCGCCAAGCCCAACAGGCAATGGGGCAGCGCGCCCGCCGATGCGCCCTTCTCGATCAGCGTGCCATCGAAGTGATCCGGGAGATGCGCATGAATCGCCGCGAGATCATGGCCAGCGCCGGCGCGCTCACGCTGGCCGCTGCCTTGCCTGCCGCCGCGCGTGCCGCCTTCGCCAGCAAGCGGCCCGCACCCGCGCAGCGCGCCTTCACCAGCCCGGCGATCGAGGCGGAGATTACGCGGGTCAAGGCGAAGATCGCAGATCCCGAGCTCGCCTGGCTGTTCGAGAATTGCTACCCGAACACGCTCGACACGACGGTGCAGACCGGGACGCTCAATGGCCGCCCCGACACCTTCGTCATCACCGGCGACATCGAGGCGATGTGGCTGCGCGACAGCTCGGCGCAGGTGCAGCCCTATATCCATCTCGTCGCCAAGGACGCGAAGCTCAAGCGGCTGTTCCAGGGGCTGATCCAGCGGCAGGCGCGCTACATCCTGATCGACCCGTACGCCAATGCGTTCGACAAGGATCCGACCGCGCCGTCGAAGCTCGAATGGTCGAAGACCGACAAGACCGAGATGAAGCCCGGTGTCGCCGAGCGGAAATGGGAGATCGACTCGCTCTGCTATCCGATGCGGCTCAGCCACGAATATTGGACGCGCACGCGCGACAAGGCGCCGTTCGACGAGACTTGGTCGCGCGCGATGAAGCTCGCGGTCGACACCTTCCGCGTCCAGCAGCGTAAGGACGGGCCGGGGCCCTATCGTTTCCAGCGACCGGCACTCCAGCCCACCGACAGCGTGATGCTGAGCGGCTATGGTTCGCCGACGAAGAAGATCGGGCTGATCCACTCAATGTTCCGTCCGTCGGACGATGCGTGCCTCTATCCCTTCCTGATCCCGTCGAACCTGTTCGCGGTGTCGGTGCTGCGCAAGATCGCGGTCGTCCACCGTGAGGCGCGCGGCGACACGGCGGCGGCGAGCGATGCCGAGGCGTTGGCGAATGAGGTCGAGGCCGCGCTCAAGGCGCATGCGCTGGTTCCCGACGGCAAGGGCGGCCAAGTCTGGGCCTATGAGATCGACGGCTTCGGCAATTGGGTGTTCATGGACGACGCCAATGTGCCGAGCCTGTCGGGCCTGCCGCTGATCGATGTGGTCGACCGCAACGATCCGCTCTTCCGCCGTACCGAGGCGCTCGCCTGGTCGGAGCGCAACCCCTATTTCTTCAAGGGCAGGGCAGCCGAGGGGATCGGCGGTCCGCATATCGGCCTCGACATGATCTGGCCGATGTCGATCATTACGCGAGCAATGAATGCCGACGATGATGCGACGATCCTCCAGTGCCTGCGCTGGCTGAAGACGACGCATGGCGGCACCGGCTTCATGCATGAGAGCTTCCACAAGGACGATCCGGCCAACTTCACGCGCAGTTGGTTTGCCTGGGCCAATGCGCTGTTCGGCCAGTTGATCGTCGAGATTGCCGACAAGCGCCCGGCATTGCTGGCGCGGCCGCTGTGAAGAGGGATTCGATGATCAGGACCGGCCGCCGCCAGCTTCTCGCGACCACCGGCCTGCTCGCGCTCTCCGGTACGTTTCCGGCCAGCTCTGCGCGATCGGCGGGCAGGACTGTGGCCGCCCGGCCCAACCTCTTCATCGGCACCGGGGGGCACGGTCATACCTTCCCCGGCGCGTCGCTGCCGTTCGGGATGGCGCAGCTCAGCCCCGACACGAACACCCATGGCTGGGATGCCTGCTCGGGCTATCACCAGAAGGATGGCTCGATCATGGGGTTCAGCCATACGCATTTGTCGGGCACCGGCATCGGCGACATGCTCGACATATTGGTGGTGCCGACCCGGCGCGAGCTGAAGCTTCAGCCCGGAACGATCGAGAAGCCGGAGGAGGGCTATCGCCAGCGTTACTCGGACGAGCATGCCGAGCCCGGCTATTACCGTGTGAAGCTCGAGACCGGGGTGCTTGCCGAGCTGACCGTCACCGAACGCTGCGGGCTGCACCGCTACCGCTTCGGGGAGGGGCCGGGGCATATCCTGATCGATTTCGCGCACGCGATCGAGGATGACTGGGACAAGGGCATCGTCGTCGAGAATGCGTCACTCGATCTGGGTGGCGACGGCACGCTGACCGGCAGCCGCCAGGTCAACCGCTGGGCCAAAGGGCGGCATATCCATTTCGCGATGCAGCTGTCGCGGCGGCCCGACCGCGTGCAATTCTTCGGCGACGACGGCAAGCCCGCGCCTGATGGCGCGACATCGATCAAGGGCAACCGGCTGAAGGCCGCGTTCTTCTTCGATGACGCCGGTGGCGATCCCATTCTCATCAAGACCGGACTCTCGGCGGTCGATGTCCAGGGCGCGCGCGACGCGCTGGCGCAGGAGGCGAAGGGCTGGGACTTCGACGCCGTAGTCAAGGCCGCGCGCGGCACATGGGCAAAGGCGCTCGGCGGCATCCGCGTGTCGGGCGGAACCGAGGCGCAGCGCGTGATCATGGCGAGCGCGCTCTATCATGCGCAACTCGCGCCGACGCTCTTCACCGATCGCGACGGCCGCTATGTCGGGCTGGACCGGCAGGTGCACCATGCCGCGAAGGGCGAGGAGGCGTTCAGCACCTATTCGCTGTGGGACACTTACCGTGCCCTCCACCCGCTGCTGACGCTGATCGATCCCGACCGCGCGGCGCTGCTGACGCGCGACCTCTGCCGCCAGACCGCGCAAAGCCCCGCCGGCCCGCTGGTCTGGCCGCTGCAGGGCGTCGAGACCGCATGCATGATCGGCTGGCACGCCGTTTCGGTGCTGGCCGAGGCGCACGCCAAGGGGATCAAGGCCGATTATGCCGCCGCCTGGCCCAATATCCGCCGCCGCGCTTTCGACCGCGATTTCAAGGATATCGACAGCACGCTTGGCCGCGGCTTCTACTACGACCTCGGCTACATCCCGTGCGACGAAGTGTGGGAGTCGGTCAGCCGGACGCAGGAATATGCCTATGACGACTGGGCGATGGCGCACCTCGCCGACGCGGTCGGCGCGAAGGACGATGCCGCAGCCTTGCGCAAGCGTGCGCAGAACTATCGCGGCGTCATCGATCCCGAAACGCGCTTCGCCCGCCCGCGCTTCAAGGACGGCAGTTGGTGGAAGGACTA
This portion of the Sphingomonas sp. BT-65 genome encodes:
- a CDS encoding TonB-dependent receptor, which codes for MKAGQIRSPEVRGRERLVRDLMLTAGVVVGLSVVPAYAQDQPPPAGAQPQAGDAAQDDEAIVVTGYRRSIEASLEQKREANAFVDVITAEDIGKFPDKNVADALQRVPGVIISRDGGEGSRVSIRGLQEGLTLTLLNGNFLAGADSGDPQRSFNYVLLPSDFIASTEVYKSPEARLEEGGVGGTIILNTRRPLDLPAWSGFASVEGTYSDTTEKFEPQLSGQVSWKNEAETFGILVGGVYQKRSNRELRGTTETWRWWSDRDADGNVLTPATDINGNPYANDDAISYWPGEGVTARDGTHYTGYWAPQSVNTEVFNQERERWGIQATVQVKPFENVTVTSNYFRFEYSSNFTSNVLKIPEWGYGNFFTGPTFDPSGTIFQSARFEVPAAGTECLANTPPCTMETPQLAGSYSREKQVSNTFETEVKYEGDRFDAVAKFGKTRATGGPSMRFNVAAKPRLTTTGAERNGNFLSAWDFTGGDLNMEFSPELQENLKNGIAQIDIGSTGSGFTNSEMEQRYAQLDLIRRFDGFLKSIQVGAKWRELDVHRERGRNEWYADPATELRYQDTPEGAIARPEYFYDNPIGNITRGFGASSFPGIDFERYLAHINSTYGPSVRVLEEENVYSLTERVWAGYVQANFESGGFRGNIGLRVANTKQSGVSTDRLEYLDDYCVDGPGGDFDPNKPLGPDGNCLIIPLEQRRRLVNTPVDQSKSYTDWLPSLNVSYEITSNLLVRGAVAKVIARPAIHELGRQRSLTYRSAAWAFDRGQFGEFEGWSGEGGNAELKPFSAWQYDVGIEWYFQRGSVIGATLFRKDVSDFIVPLVLDVTREVAGEQVLIQPYSTNANGSNAVSQGIELYAQHTLSFGLGAQVNFTYNDTSVAQITLDGQVVGESPLVGSAKTQINASVFYENDKLLLRASYNRRGERVQGLSSGLNIYDAPYQQIDLNASYELMDGLMLSASVINLTREVERQHLGNDTDARFVRSNYFGRRAYVGLSYKF
- a CDS encoding GH92 family glycosyl hydrolase, with the protein product MKTIRKAALAAAANALVLTSLGTPAALAQSSQGSGQVALADLVNPLMGTDSSFRLSYGNTYPAVAVPFGMNSWTPVTGEPGNGWGYTYDGEKISGIKQTHQPSPWMNDYAAFALMAETGPVKVKQQERGSWFSHKAEVARPYSYKVYLADYDVTAEVTPTTRAAQFRFTFPESDAAHILLDGLAGGSMVKVDAQNRRVTGYVRNNRGGVPDNFHSYFVAEFDRDFEVARTWAGDNQPTNELAREGDHVGAVLSFKTKKGDKVHVRVASSFISPEQALRNLRTEIGNDSFDTTQAKAKAAWEKELSRIRVTDPDPEKVRTFYSALYRMLQFPRIFCEKDAAGKIVHYSPYDGKMHDGYMFTDNGFWDTWRAVFPFFALMYPELDSQIMQGLVNTYKQGGWLPEWASPGYRDVMIGSNSANLIADAYFNGVRGFDVETLYEAMIKNATTSQGRPKDKAGKVIGAVGREGVEYYNRLGYVPYDVGINENAARTLEYATADFSIAQLAKALGKEADAKKYGTQALNYRKLYDKESGWIRGRNQDGSWATPFNPYKWGDAFTEGNALHYSWAVMQDVHGLMELMGGRQKFVERLDAIFTTPPIFDESYYGQVIHEIREMQIVDMGQYAHGNQPIQHMPYLYNWAGAPWKTQHHVRDIMAKLYSSAPDGYPGDEDNGQTSAWYVFSALGFYPVTSATGEYAIGSPLFRKAVLTLPNDKTLTINAANNSAANVYLQSVTLGGKPHAKTYFTHRALSQGGTVDFVMGAKPNRQWGSAPADAPFSISVPSK
- a CDS encoding GH92 family glycosyl hydrolase yields the protein MIRTGRRQLLATTGLLALSGTFPASSARSAGRTVAARPNLFIGTGGHGHTFPGASLPFGMAQLSPDTNTHGWDACSGYHQKDGSIMGFSHTHLSGTGIGDMLDILVVPTRRELKLQPGTIEKPEEGYRQRYSDEHAEPGYYRVKLETGVLAELTVTERCGLHRYRFGEGPGHILIDFAHAIEDDWDKGIVVENASLDLGGDGTLTGSRQVNRWAKGRHIHFAMQLSRRPDRVQFFGDDGKPAPDGATSIKGNRLKAAFFFDDAGGDPILIKTGLSAVDVQGARDALAQEAKGWDFDAVVKAARGTWAKALGGIRVSGGTEAQRVIMASALYHAQLAPTLFTDRDGRYVGLDRQVHHAAKGEEAFSTYSLWDTYRALHPLLTLIDPDRAALLTRDLCRQTAQSPAGPLVWPLQGVETACMIGWHAVSVLAEAHAKGIKADYAAAWPNIRRRAFDRDFKDIDSTLGRGFYYDLGYIPCDEVWESVSRTQEYAYDDWAMAHLADAVGAKDDAAALRKRAQNYRGVIDPETRFARPRFKDGSWWKDYDPIQIGHNVKKWRDYTEANGWQATFLNQHDIYGLIEHFGGDAAFEKQLDALFNAPSTLPANAPPDISGLVGQYAHGNEPNHHVAYLYAYCGAPAKTQAMVRRLLTEMYKNEPDGVIGNDDCGQMSAWFILSALGFYPVDPVSAVYVLGSPLFDLAEVTVGKGRTLTIRAEGNGPDRPYVQSVRWNGKPWSRNWIAHADLIRGGELVFEMGSNPSPFGTAKADRPPSFGITPR
- a CDS encoding glycoside hydrolase family 43 protein, translating into MRFGLKSLAFGVALLASGTACAQNPIVPGWYADPEIRVFGDRYWIYPTYSDHAETPDVSPHFSEKQKELRNRKAVRPSYHFQTFFNAFSSPDLIHWTRHDHVLDVANVAWAAYAVWAPSAIEKDGKYYLFFGANDIQSDDQLGGIGVAISDRPDGPFKDAIGKPLISAFHNGAQPIDQFVFRDDDGQHYLFYGGWGHCNVVRLGDDLTSLQPFPDGSRFKEITPKGYVEGAFMLKRKGVYYLMWSEGGWTGPDYSVAYAMGSSPTGPFKPMGKVLQQDFKIARGAGHHSVVNVPGTDDWYIAYHRRPLGETRGERRQLAIDRMIFNADGTIAPVRMTNKGVEARPLPARPEKGGRAK
- a CDS encoding glycoside hydrolase family 125 protein gives rise to the protein MRMNRREIMASAGALTLAAALPAAARAAFASKRPAPAQRAFTSPAIEAEITRVKAKIADPELAWLFENCYPNTLDTTVQTGTLNGRPDTFVITGDIEAMWLRDSSAQVQPYIHLVAKDAKLKRLFQGLIQRQARYILIDPYANAFDKDPTAPSKLEWSKTDKTEMKPGVAERKWEIDSLCYPMRLSHEYWTRTRDKAPFDETWSRAMKLAVDTFRVQQRKDGPGPYRFQRPALQPTDSVMLSGYGSPTKKIGLIHSMFRPSDDACLYPFLIPSNLFAVSVLRKIAVVHREARGDTAAASDAEALANEVEAALKAHALVPDGKGGQVWAYEIDGFGNWVFMDDANVPSLSGLPLIDVVDRNDPLFRRTEALAWSERNPYFFKGRAAEGIGGPHIGLDMIWPMSIITRAMNADDDATILQCLRWLKTTHGGTGFMHESFHKDDPANFTRSWFAWANALFGQLIVEIADKRPALLARPL